The genomic region AAGGGGGGATAGGCCGTCCAACCCGACTGGGACGCCCCACCGATGAAGTAGCTGGTGATCAGCATCACCCCGGCGGGCGGAATCAACCAGAAGGCAATGGCATTGAGGCGGGGGAAGGCCATATCACGGGCGCCCACATAGAAGGGCACCAGATAGTTGCCGAAGGCCCCGTTCACCACCGGAACGATCCACAGGAAGATCATGATCGTGCCGTGGAGTGTCAGCACCTCGTTGTAGGCCTCACGGCTGAGGAAGTCAGAGATCGGAGTGGTCAGCTCGGTGCGGATCATCCCCGCCAGGACACCGCCCACGAGATAGAAAAAGAAGCTCGTGACCAGATACTGAATACCGATCACCTTGTGATCGAGGCTGAAGCCGAAGTAACGCCGCCAGTCCTCAGGCTCCGGCCCGTCGAAGAGCCCAGGGGATGGGGAGGTGGAGGTGGTGGTGGTCATGGCTGGAGATTCCCTCAGGCGGCAACGGGGTCGGGGCTGTTCTGCTTCAGCCACTGCTCGTAGGCATCTTGCCCGTGCACCACCACCGACGTGCGCATGCCGCCGTGATAAGGCCCGCACAGCTCAGCACAGATGATCGGGTAGGTGCCTTCCCGGGTGGGGGTGAAGGCAAGCACGGTCGGCTGGCCCGGAATGATGTCCTGCTTGAGGCGGAACTGCGGCACCCAGAAGGCATGGATCACATCGTTGGCCTTCATGTGCAGTTCCACCGGCTGACCCACGGGCACATGCAGCTCGCCGCTGATGATGTTGCTGGAGGGGTAGCTGAAGATGAAGGCGAACTGCATCGCCGTGACATCCACCGTCGTGGCAGGAGCCACGCCGGCGCTGGTGCCGATGCCCCCCCAGACCTCGCCCTCGGGTGGCGCCGCCATGGTCGCCATGGCCTCCATCGAATGCATGCCGCCGTGGTCCCCGAGGGAGGTCATGCCGCCCATGCGGTCATAGATGTTGTAGCTGTAGAGGCCGACGAACAACACGACCACAGCCGGAATGGCGGTCCAGACGATCTCCAGGGGCAGATTCCCCTCGATCGCCGCCCCATCGCTGACATCACCGTCACGGCGCCGAAAGCGGACCATGCTGTAGATCAGCACCCCGAAGACCCCCAGGAACAGGATCGTTCCGATGCTGTACAGCACTTGAAACAGCTGGTCGTAGAGCGGAGCGTTGAGGCTGGCCTGCACCGGCAACAGCGAATGGTCGCTTCCCACCCAGAGGCCGATGAGGATGGTCGCCACGACCAGGGCGACGACGAGCACCCTCGAACGTACGGAAACCAAGCTCAGGCGGGCAAATCGGCTTTCACATTATGGAAAGCGGACCCTTTGGCGCGATCGCCGGGGGGTTTGTGTTGAAGGACGGATCGAAACCGGGCCGAGGTCCAGGGGCGCCCCCTCAACCGCCGGCGGCGAAGGCGGAGAGCACCAGCACGGACAGCAACATGCCCGGAAGGAGCAGCATCACCAGCTGGCCCAGATCGTGGATGGTCATGGCCGAAGCAGTGGCATGGGGGTGAGGTTAAGCAGGCGATCCACTGAAACAGATGTTGACAGATTGATTCAAACCGGCCCGGCCTGCCTTAGCTGAGGACGAGCCCGACTGATCCCCCATGGACCGCCTCCAGGCCTACCAGCTCCGTTGCACCCTCACCTTCGGGGACATCTACGGCCAGATCATGATCTGGATGGTGGTCATCTTCGTGAGCCTGGCGGCCGGCATGGCGCTGATGGGGGCGAGCAGCCCGATCTATGCCCTGGTGGTGGTGGGCGTGATCCTTGTGCTCTCCCTGCCCTTCCTGCTGTTCGCCTTCACCACAACCCTGCTGAACCACATCGCCCTCGATCCGTCGGCCGATCCGGTCCAGGCGCCCTGATCCATGGCCAGCGGCCGCGAGCACGACCGCCTGACCCTGTGGCTCAGCCTGCCCTTCGCCCTGCTCTGGTGGCCGGCCTTGGGCCCATCGGGGGCGGCCACGGCCCTGGTCAGCTTTCTGGTGGGGGGCCTCTGGCTCTCCCCTGACCTCGACACCCCCTCCAACCCCACCCGCCGCTGGGGCCCCCTGGCGCTGCTCTGGCTCCCCTACCGCAAGCTGCTGCGCCACCGCTCCTCCCTCTCCCACACGCCGTTGGTGGGCACCGCCGGGCGGTTGCTTTATCTGTCGGCGGTGCTGGTGGCCCTGGGCCTGCTGCTGAAGCCCCTGGG from Cyanobium sp. ATX 6F1 harbors:
- a CDS encoding metal-binding protein, with translation MASGREHDRLTLWLSLPFALLWWPALGPSGAATALVSFLVGGLWLSPDLDTPSNPTRRWGPLALLWLPYRKLLRHRSSLSHTPLVGTAGRLLYLSAVLVALGLLLKPLGLVHMGLMGPARALAAAEQLWRQQRPLVLLALVGLEASAWLHLLQDGDPMPKRPRLLRRNSLLRRNSLLRRRWLLRRRRQRSMRR
- the coxB gene encoding cytochrome c oxidase subunit II; this translates as MATILIGLWVGSDHSLLPVQASLNAPLYDQLFQVLYSIGTILFLGVFGVLIYSMVRFRRRDGDVSDGAAIEGNLPLEIVWTAIPAVVVLFVGLYSYNIYDRMGGMTSLGDHGGMHSMEAMATMAAPPEGEVWGGIGTSAGVAPATTVDVTAMQFAFIFSYPSSNIISGELHVPVGQPVELHMKANDVIHAFWVPQFRLKQDIIPGQPTVLAFTPTREGTYPIICAELCGPYHGGMRTSVVVHGQDAYEQWLKQNSPDPVAA